From the genome of Persephonella atlantica:
TACATTGCAGCATTTTTGTCTGTAGTTACTACAGGCCTCCTTGCTCTGAAGAGAACACTGGAGATGTTTGCCAAAAACATATCTGAAGAAGATCTCTTTGCCATACTGAAGTTTGCACTGGTTACAATTGTTATATATCCACTGCTTCCAGACAGAAGTTTCGGTCCTTTTGACGCTTTCAACCCAAAAAGTATATGGAAGATGGTCGTTCTGGTTTCTGTTATTGATTTTACCGCATACACTGTGCTCAGATGGAAAGGCACCAAAACTCTGTGGATTACAGGGATAATAGGTGGGATGATTTCCTCAACGGCTGTTTCCTATGAGCTTTCTAAACTGTCAAAAAAATTTAAAACTATCACATACTCTGCACTTTTCGGTATTGTTCTGGCATGGCTTGTGATGAATTTCAGAGTGATTATACTCAGCGGAGTTGTTGATTTTAGAGTATCTGTTCATCTTTTATTCCCACTCACAGTGCTGTCTATTTTTTACATTGCTGTCCTGTCAGTCATATATATAAAAAATAAAGAAAACATCACAAGGGAATCTCAACAGGAAATCCCATTTACTAATCCCTTCCAGATAACATCAGCACTGCAGTTTGGGATTATATACGCTGCAGTTATATTCATAACAAAAGCCCTTCAGCATTTCTACGGAGAAAAAGGGGTGTTTATTGCAAGTTTTGTTTCTGGCATTATAGATGTTGATGCCATCACTTTATCCTTATCAAATATGGCAGGTCACGGCAGTTTA
Proteins encoded in this window:
- a CDS encoding MgtC/SapB family protein, whose protein sequence is MEFKVSEETYTILFKLVFSIAAGLLIGLEREHRTKTEIFAGIRTFPLISILGMLSALVADKYWSGILYFTFGGVVLLALINYFLEYKRDIGSTTEIATFIAFIIGILTYHEHYYIAAFLSVVTTGLLALKRTLEMFAKNISEEDLFAILKFALVTIVIYPLLPDRSFGPFDAFNPKSIWKMVVLVSVIDFTAYTVLRWKGTKTLWITGIIGGMISSTAVSYELSKLSKKFKTITYSALFGIVLAWLVMNFRVIILSGVVDFRVSVHLLFPLTVLSIFYIAVLSVIYIKNKENITRESQQEIPFTNPFQITSALQFGIIYAAVIFITKALQHFYGEKGVFIASFVSGIIDVDAITLSLSNMAGHGSLDISIAVKSIILAVISNSIFKYTYIAVFGNRELVRNMTVFLAITLIFGGFYLLSF